In Chloroflexia bacterium SDU3-3, one DNA window encodes the following:
- the obgE gene encoding GTPase ObgE: protein MSAEFFDRAQILVRAGTGGDGMATFRREKFVPRGGPDGGDGGRGGSVYLVVDKHLNTLQRFQNDRKFVAKNGDNGGSTKKHGRNGDDLFIPVPPGTVVRTEIDGQVYEVDLEQPGMRLLAARGGKGGLGNVHFTTSTHQAPKIAELGEPGQELTLELELKLIADVGLVGFPNAGKSSLISAVSAARPKIANYPFTTLQPNLGVALVGDFSFVIADIPGIIEGAHQGVGLGFDFLRHIERTGMLIHVVDAAGTDGRDPVEDYRIILNELNEYQPELAERPRMVALNKADLPEAEEHIPRLREVIELPPEQVFTISAATRQGTDELIRSVAGLLAQSPRQTSEVREELLEWNVPVVDDRAYSVEQVDGGYRVEGKRIERLVSMTNFAQPESLLRLQRVLEATGITRALLAAGVKEGDTVFIEKAELLWSDEYGA from the coding sequence ATGAGTGCAGAATTTTTTGACCGCGCGCAGATCTTGGTGCGCGCAGGCACCGGCGGCGACGGCATGGCCACCTTCCGGCGCGAGAAGTTTGTGCCCCGCGGCGGGCCGGATGGCGGCGACGGCGGGCGCGGCGGCAGCGTGTATCTGGTGGTCGACAAGCACCTCAACACGCTCCAGCGGTTCCAGAACGACCGCAAGTTTGTGGCCAAAAACGGCGACAACGGCGGATCGACCAAAAAGCACGGGCGCAACGGCGACGACCTGTTCATCCCGGTGCCACCTGGCACCGTGGTGCGCACCGAGATCGACGGCCAGGTCTACGAGGTCGATCTGGAGCAGCCGGGCATGCGCCTTCTGGCTGCAAGAGGAGGCAAGGGAGGGTTAGGCAACGTGCACTTCACCACCTCCACCCACCAGGCCCCCAAGATCGCCGAGCTGGGCGAGCCGGGCCAAGAGCTCACGCTGGAGCTGGAGCTGAAGCTGATCGCCGACGTGGGCCTGGTAGGCTTCCCCAACGCCGGGAAGTCCTCGCTGATCAGCGCGGTGAGCGCGGCGCGGCCCAAGATCGCCAACTACCCCTTCACCACGCTGCAGCCCAACCTAGGCGTGGCGCTGGTGGGCGACTTCTCGTTCGTGATCGCCGACATCCCCGGCATCATCGAGGGCGCGCACCAGGGCGTGGGCCTAGGCTTCGACTTCCTGCGCCACATCGAGCGTACCGGCATGCTCATCCACGTGGTGGATGCGGCGGGCACCGACGGGCGCGACCCGGTCGAGGACTACCGGATCATCCTGAACGAGCTGAACGAGTACCAGCCCGAGCTGGCCGAGCGCCCGCGCATGGTGGCGCTGAACAAGGCCGATCTGCCTGAGGCCGAGGAGCACATCCCCCGCCTGCGCGAGGTGATCGAGCTGCCGCCCGAGCAGGTCTTCACTATCTCCGCCGCCACCCGCCAGGGCACCGACGAGCTGATCCGCAGCGTGGCCGGCCTGCTGGCCCAGTCGCCACGACAGACCAGCGAGGTGCGCGAGGAGCTGCTGGAGTGGAACGTGCCCGTGGTGGACGACCGCGCCTATTCGGTGGAGCAGGTGGATGGCGGCTACCGCGTCGAGGGCAAACGCATCGAGCGGCTGGTGTCGATGACCAACTTTGCCCAGCCCGAGTCGCTGCTGCGGCTCCAGCGCGTGCTGGAGGCCACCGGCATCACCAGGGCGCTGCTGGCGGCTGGCGTGAAGGAGGGCGACACCGTCTTCATCGAGAAGGCCGAGCTGCTCTGGTCGGATGAGTACGGGGCCTAG
- a CDS encoding [LysW]-lysine hydrolase, translated as MAFDAVGLLEQMLRIPSVSGQEQDVAQYLVAQMQASGLHAYVDGAGNAVGELGQGPEVVLLGHIDTVPGVVPVRIEDGMLYGRGAVDAKGPFATFVSAAARLAQGEPLPYKLVLVGAVEEEAATSKGAHHIVERHRPAACVIGEPSGWDRLTLGYKGRILADARWEQGMAHSAGREAAVTERAVAFWNDVAALCASFNASRQRLFDQLLPSLRAINSGSDGLTDWATVVVGIRLPEDMPPPELAAKLTELAGAGSIHFHDGCHAYQGEKNSPLVRAFLKGVRGAGGTPGFLLKTGTSDMNVVGPVWKCPILAYGPGDSNLDHTPNEHVAVDEYLRAIDVLVAALRQLGTTLA; from the coding sequence ATGGCATTCGACGCGGTAGGCCTGCTTGAGCAGATGCTGCGCATCCCCAGCGTCTCGGGGCAGGAGCAGGATGTGGCGCAGTACCTGGTGGCCCAGATGCAGGCCAGCGGGCTGCACGCCTATGTGGATGGCGCGGGCAACGCGGTGGGCGAGCTGGGCCAGGGGCCAGAGGTAGTGCTGCTGGGCCATATCGACACCGTGCCTGGCGTGGTGCCGGTGCGGATCGAGGACGGCATGCTCTACGGGCGCGGCGCGGTGGATGCCAAGGGGCCGTTCGCCACCTTCGTGAGCGCGGCGGCGCGGCTGGCCCAGGGCGAGCCGCTGCCCTACAAGCTGGTGCTGGTGGGCGCGGTGGAGGAGGAGGCCGCCACATCCAAGGGCGCCCACCACATCGTCGAGCGCCACCGCCCCGCCGCCTGCGTGATCGGCGAGCCGAGCGGCTGGGATCGGCTGACCCTAGGCTACAAGGGGCGCATCCTGGCCGACGCCCGCTGGGAGCAGGGCATGGCCCACAGCGCTGGCCGCGAGGCCGCCGTGACCGAGCGGGCCGTGGCCTTCTGGAACGATGTGGCCGCGCTGTGCGCCAGCTTCAACGCCAGCAGGCAGCGCCTGTTCGATCAGCTGCTGCCGTCGCTGCGCGCGATCAACTCGGGCAGCGATGGCCTGACCGACTGGGCCACGGTGGTGGTGGGCATCCGCCTGCCCGAGGACATGCCCCCGCCCGAGCTGGCCGCCAAGCTCACCGAGCTGGCGGGCGCGGGCAGCATCCACTTCCACGATGGCTGCCACGCCTACCAGGGCGAAAAGAACTCGCCGCTGGTGCGCGCCTTCCTCAAGGGCGTGCGCGGCGCGGGCGGCACGCCCGGCTTCCTGCTCAAGACTGGCACATCCGACATGAACGTGGTCGGGCCAGTGTGGAAGTGCCCCATCCTGGCCTACGGCCCAGGCGACTCGAACCTCGACCACACCCCGAACGAGCATGTGGCGGTAGATGAGTACCTGCGCGCCATCGATGTGCTGGTGGCCGCGCTGCGCCAGCTTGGCACCACACTAGCCTAG
- a CDS encoding ammonium transporter translates to MENINGADTAWVLISSALVMLMTPGLGLFYGGMVRGKNVLSTIMHSFFLLALISVEWVLWGYSLAFGPSQGGIIGSLSWVGLNGVGVEPNADYAATIPHQAFMVFQMMFAVITPALISGAFAERKRFKTFVLFSLLWSTLVYAPMAHWVWAVGGWLRGLGALDFAGGTVIHITSGISALVCALVLGKRSGYGTEPMQPHNATLTIIGTAILWFGWFGFNAGSALGIGGLAVEAFVNTNIAAAMAALAWVTASWIRHKQPSVMGAAAGAVAGLVGITPAAGFVTPMAALIIGFLAGVGCFFAVEYVVRGRVDDSLDVFGVHGVGGIIGALATGIFATKTVNSAGADGLLYGNPSLLLTQAIAVVVAVVYAAAVTFILLKVLDATLGLRVTEEEEKQGLDASQHGEVAYQV, encoded by the coding sequence ATGGAGAACATCAACGGCGCAGACACGGCATGGGTACTGATCTCATCAGCCCTCGTCATGCTCATGACACCAGGACTCGGCCTGTTCTATGGTGGCATGGTACGTGGCAAAAACGTACTCTCGACCATCATGCACAGCTTCTTTCTCCTCGCGCTGATCAGCGTGGAATGGGTGCTCTGGGGCTACTCGCTGGCATTTGGCCCGTCGCAGGGCGGCATCATCGGCAGCCTGTCCTGGGTGGGGCTGAACGGCGTGGGCGTCGAGCCGAACGCCGACTACGCGGCCACCATCCCCCACCAGGCGTTTATGGTCTTCCAGATGATGTTCGCCGTCATCACCCCGGCGCTGATCTCGGGCGCATTCGCCGAGCGCAAGCGCTTCAAGACCTTCGTGCTCTTCTCGCTGCTGTGGTCTACCCTGGTCTACGCCCCAATGGCCCACTGGGTCTGGGCGGTGGGCGGCTGGCTGCGCGGCCTGGGCGCGCTCGATTTCGCGGGCGGCACCGTCATCCACATCACCTCGGGCATCTCGGCGCTGGTGTGCGCGCTGGTGCTGGGCAAGCGCTCGGGCTACGGCACCGAGCCGATGCAGCCGCATAATGCCACGCTCACCATCATCGGCACGGCGATCCTATGGTTCGGCTGGTTCGGCTTCAACGCCGGTAGCGCGCTGGGCATCGGCGGGCTGGCCGTCGAGGCCTTTGTGAACACCAACATCGCCGCAGCCATGGCCGCGCTGGCCTGGGTCACGGCCAGCTGGATCCGCCACAAGCAGCCCAGCGTGATGGGCGCGGCGGCGGGCGCGGTCGCGGGCCTGGTGGGCATCACTCCCGCCGCTGGCTTCGTCACCCCGATGGCCGCGCTGATCATCGGCTTCCTGGCGGGCGTGGGCTGCTTCTTCGCCGTCGAGTATGTGGTGCGCGGTCGGGTCGACGACTCGCTGGATGTGTTCGGTGTCCACGGTGTTGGCGGCATCATCGGCGCGCTGGCCACGGGCATCTTCGCCACCAAGACGGTCAACTCCGCCGGTGCCGACGGCCTGCTCTACGGCAACCCTAGCCTGCTGCTCACCCAGGCGATCGCAGTGGTGGTGGCGGTGGTCTACGCCGCGGCGGTCACCTTCATCCTGCTCAAGGTGCTGGACGCGACCCTTGGCCTGCGCGTCACCGAGGAGGAGGAGAAGCAGGGCCTCGACGCCAGCCAGCACGGCGAGGTGGCCTACCAGGTCTAG
- a CDS encoding cation:proton antiporter, with the protein MGETIRLLLPLAAILIGAKFAAQISMRFGLPAVFGELVLGLVLGPSVLGLLHPNEILQTIADIGVILLMFMAGLETDVAAMKTVGKASLLTAVGGVILPLLAGLGVGVAFGMEWHHALFLGAVLTATSVSISAQTLRELGRLRSREGSIILGAAIIDDVLGVLVFAFVLALSGEGNILLTVGKMALFFPIAWFLGDKVVPYIIRWEKKLHQREAGLAIIFGMVLVYAWAAEALGSVATITGAYLLGVIVARHAKEGHIVHEGTSAVGYAFFIPVFFINIGLQASMQGLVLLPGLAILLIVLAIASKVVGCGFGALAGGIDRAKSFIIGCGMISRGEVALVLAGAGLAAGLLDANLFSVLIVVTLATTLVTPPLLRLAYIARPQPTDPVEAAIAGD; encoded by the coding sequence ATGGGTGAAACCATACGTCTCCTGCTTCCACTTGCAGCCATCCTCATTGGCGCAAAGTTTGCGGCCCAGATCAGCATGCGTTTTGGACTGCCAGCCGTATTCGGCGAGCTGGTGCTCGGGTTGGTGCTGGGGCCATCGGTGCTTGGGCTGCTCCACCCAAACGAGATCCTGCAGACCATCGCCGACATCGGCGTGATCCTGCTGATGTTTATGGCCGGGCTTGAGACCGATGTCGCCGCAATGAAGACCGTGGGCAAGGCGTCCCTGCTCACGGCGGTAGGTGGGGTTATCCTGCCGCTGCTGGCGGGCCTGGGCGTGGGCGTGGCCTTCGGGATGGAGTGGCACCACGCGCTGTTCTTGGGCGCGGTGCTCACCGCCACCAGCGTCAGCATCTCGGCGCAGACGCTGCGCGAGCTTGGTCGGCTGCGCTCCCGCGAGGGGTCGATCATCCTCGGCGCGGCGATCATCGACGATGTGCTGGGCGTGCTGGTCTTCGCCTTTGTGCTGGCGCTCTCGGGCGAGGGCAATATCCTGCTGACGGTTGGCAAGATGGCGCTGTTTTTCCCGATCGCGTGGTTCCTCGGCGACAAGGTGGTGCCCTACATCATCCGCTGGGAGAAGAAGCTGCACCAGCGCGAGGCTGGCCTCGCGATCATCTTCGGTATGGTGCTGGTGTACGCCTGGGCTGCCGAGGCGCTGGGCAGCGTAGCCACCATCACCGGTGCCTACCTGCTGGGCGTGATCGTGGCGCGGCACGCCAAAGAGGGCCATATTGTCCACGAGGGCACCTCGGCGGTGGGCTACGCCTTCTTCATCCCCGTGTTTTTCATCAACATCGGCCTCCAGGCCAGCATGCAGGGTCTGGTGCTGCTGCCTGGGCTGGCCATACTGCTGATCGTGCTCGCCATCGCCAGCAAGGTGGTGGGCTGCGGCTTCGGCGCGCTGGCGGGCGGCATCGACCGCGCCAAGTCGTTCATCATCGGCTGCGGCATGATCTCGCGCGGCGAGGTGGCGCTGGTGCTGGCGGGCGCGGGGCTGGCGGCAGGGCTGCTCGATGCCAACCTGTTCTCGGTGCTGATCGTGGTCACGCTCGCCACGACGCTGGTCACACCGCCCCTGCTACGGCTGGCCTACATCGCCCGGCCACAGCCCACCGATCCAGTTGAGGCCGCAATCGCAGGCGACTGA
- a CDS encoding ammonium transporter has protein sequence MEEQLSLLTIAANTLWLLLAGFLVFFMQAGFALVETGFTRAKNVAHTMMMNMMVFCIGAIGYWICGFAFEFGAVNYTYPQAGANGAWAFSPITIGSWADAAGNPLLSSGLRIGDQAGFLGLSGFFLQGIPLSLAGIFAFFLFQMVFMDTAATIPTGSGAERLKFIGFVLMSLWVSMLVYPLVGNWIWGGGWLQNLGRSAGIGNGAVDFAGSGVVHTTGGAVGLAIAMVIGPRIGRFNKDGSANTIPGHNIPMGVLGTVILFFGWFGFNPGSAIGLVNAASGSAPANLIPLNLTTIAAVNTLLAGAMGGCSAMAYMWLFGPTKKPAPGMSVNGILAGLVAITAPCAFVDNWGAVIIGLIAGVLVCVATTVLEKAKIDDPVGAVPVHFVNGLWGVLAVGLFSVGNTDTSGWNGVSTPITGLFYGGGVGQLGAQFLEAISVAVVVFGLSYAFFTVLKRAGLLRSREADEIGGLDMPEMGEEGYVADVPVPGGQVGPVPTPTFATGAASSAITPEK, from the coding sequence ATGGAAGAGCAACTCTCGCTTCTCACGATCGCAGCGAATACGCTGTGGCTGCTGCTCGCAGGCTTCCTGGTATTTTTCATGCAGGCTGGGTTCGCATTGGTGGAGACGGGATTCACCCGCGCAAAGAATGTCGCGCACACCATGATGATGAACATGATGGTGTTCTGTATCGGCGCGATCGGCTACTGGATCTGCGGTTTCGCATTCGAGTTCGGCGCGGTCAACTACACCTACCCCCAGGCGGGCGCAAACGGCGCGTGGGCCTTCTCGCCCATCACCATCGGCTCGTGGGCAGATGCGGCGGGCAACCCGCTGCTGTCCAGCGGCCTGCGCATCGGCGATCAGGCCGGGTTCCTCGGCCTCTCGGGCTTCTTCCTGCAGGGCATCCCGCTAAGTCTGGCGGGCATCTTCGCCTTCTTCCTCTTCCAGATGGTCTTCATGGACACCGCGGCCACCATCCCCACTGGCTCGGGCGCAGAGCGCCTGAAGTTTATCGGCTTCGTGCTGATGAGCCTGTGGGTGAGCATGTTGGTCTACCCGCTGGTCGGCAACTGGATCTGGGGCGGCGGCTGGCTGCAAAACCTGGGCCGCTCGGCTGGGATCGGCAACGGCGCGGTAGACTTCGCCGGGTCGGGCGTGGTGCACACCACCGGCGGCGCGGTGGGCCTGGCGATCGCTATGGTGATCGGCCCGCGCATTGGCCGCTTCAACAAGGACGGCAGCGCCAACACCATCCCCGGCCACAACATCCCGATGGGCGTGCTGGGCACCGTGATCCTGTTCTTCGGCTGGTTCGGCTTCAACCCCGGCTCGGCCATCGGCCTGGTGAATGCGGCGAGCGGCTCGGCCCCGGCCAACCTCATCCCGCTGAACCTCACCACCATCGCGGCGGTCAACACGCTGCTGGCGGGCGCGATGGGCGGCTGCTCGGCCATGGCCTACATGTGGCTGTTTGGGCCGACCAAGAAGCCCGCGCCTGGCATGTCGGTCAACGGCATCCTGGCCGGTCTGGTAGCGATCACGGCCCCCTGCGCCTTCGTGGACAACTGGGGCGCGGTGATCATCGGCCTGATCGCGGGCGTGCTGGTGTGCGTGGCCACCACCGTGCTTGAGAAGGCCAAGATCGACGACCCGGTAGGCGCGGTGCCGGTGCACTTTGTGAACGGCCTGTGGGGCGTGCTGGCGGTCGGCCTGTTCTCGGTCGGCAACACCGACACCTCGGGCTGGAACGGTGTGTCGACCCCGATCACCGGCCTGTTCTACGGCGGCGGCGTGGGCCAGCTGGGCGCGCAGTTCCTGGAGGCGATCTCGGTGGCGGTCGTGGTCTTCGGCCTCTCCTACGCCTTCTTCACTGTGCTGAAGCGGGCCGGGCTGCTGCGCAGCCGCGAGGCCGACGAGATCGGCGGCCTGGACATGCCGGAGATGGGCGAGGAGGGCTATGTGGCCGATGTGCCGGTCCCCGGCGGCCAGGTTGGCCCGGTGCCCACCCCCACCTTCGCCACTGGCGCGGCCAGCTCGGCAATCACGCCAGAGAAGTAG
- a CDS encoding Rrf2 family transcriptional regulator, giving the protein MRISSKSEYGLRALFDLAQRFGEGPIQSRDIHERQGIDENYLNQILILLRKAGLIESLRGPQGGHRLSREPARISVLDALVALEGPLLPPDSSGEIATADAADRMIIRGVWTDLRATVQDHLSTITLEDLCQRKRAHEGEVMYYI; this is encoded by the coding sequence ATGCGGATTTCGAGCAAAAGCGAGTATGGCCTCCGGGCGCTGTTTGACCTGGCGCAGCGCTTTGGCGAGGGGCCGATCCAGAGCCGCGACATCCACGAGCGGCAGGGGATTGACGAGAACTACCTGAACCAGATCCTGATCCTTCTTCGTAAGGCTGGCCTGATCGAGAGCCTGCGCGGCCCGCAGGGCGGCCACCGCCTCTCGCGCGAGCCAGCCCGCATCAGCGTGCTGGATGCGCTGGTGGCGCTGGAGGGCCCGCTGCTGCCGCCCGACAGCAGCGGCGAGATCGCCACCGCCGACGCTGCAGATCGCATGATCATCCGCGGGGTGTGGACTGATCTGCGCGCCACCGTGCAGGATCACCTGTCCACGATCACCCTGGAGGATCTGTGCCAGCGCAAGCGCGCCCACGAGGGCGAGGTAATGTACTACATCTAG
- a CDS encoding response regulator, whose product MDILLVDDNLLMQQVLERFLGSLGYRVMLAARADEAVDQARHAVVSLILMDLHLPDQDGPEALRLLRELPGYAHIPAIAMSGLDGPEARSLITSDFCAYVAKPIDLDALEQTVREYMLAAKARGSSVAN is encoded by the coding sequence ATGGATATCTTGCTTGTGGATGATAACCTCCTCATGCAGCAGGTCCTTGAGCGTTTTCTTGGATCGCTGGGGTATCGGGTGATGCTCGCTGCACGAGCCGATGAGGCTGTCGATCAAGCGCGCCACGCTGTTGTGTCGCTGATCCTGATGGATCTGCACCTGCCCGACCAAGACGGCCCCGAGGCGCTCCGGCTGCTCCGCGAGCTGCCAGGGTACGCCCACATCCCTGCCATCGCCATGAGCGGGCTGGATGGCCCCGAGGCCCGATCGCTCATCACCTCGGACTTCTGTGCATATGTGGCGAAGCCGATCGATCTTGACGCGCTAGAGCAGACCGTGCGCGAATATATGCTGGCGGCGAAAGCACGCGGCAGTAGTGTAGCAAACTAA
- a CDS encoding Glu/Leu/Phe/Val dehydrogenase: MTSELKNPFLIAQQQFDRAAELLDLPQGIRDILRVPNRELTVTFPVKLDSGATRVFTGYRVQHNLARGPAKGGIRYHPSVDLDEVRALAMWMTWKCALVNIPYGGAKGGVVVDPAGLSIHELERLTRRFASEISVLIGADKDIPAPDVNTNAQVMAWIMDTISMHAGHTVPSVITGKPIGIGGSLGRSDATGRGVSLMLRELAAEQGLEPSRLRVVVQGFGNVGGTAARLIQSLGCKVVAVSDASGGYYCAGGLDLAAMQAHVAAHPRRLLEGYAAPGVERVSNAELLELPCDVLVPAALENQLTEQNASRIRARAIVEGANGPTTPGADAIFAERGITVVPDILANAGGVVVSYFEWVQGLQSFFWDEQDVNAKLERIMVGAYQQVSTLARERRIPLRMAAYLLAVRRVADATITRGIYP; encoded by the coding sequence ATGACGTCCGAGCTGAAGAATCCTTTCCTGATCGCGCAGCAGCAGTTCGACCGCGCTGCCGAGCTGCTCGATCTCCCCCAGGGCATCCGCGACATCCTCCGTGTCCCCAACCGCGAGCTGACGGTCACCTTCCCGGTGAAGCTCGACAGCGGCGCGACCCGCGTGTTCACCGGCTACCGCGTGCAGCACAACCTGGCGCGCGGCCCGGCCAAGGGCGGCATCCGCTACCACCCGTCGGTCGACCTGGATGAGGTGCGCGCCCTGGCCATGTGGATGACATGGAAGTGCGCCCTGGTGAACATCCCCTACGGCGGCGCGAAGGGCGGCGTGGTCGTCGACCCGGCGGGCCTCTCCATCCACGAGCTTGAGCGGCTGACCCGCCGCTTCGCCTCCGAGATCAGCGTGCTGATCGGAGCCGATAAAGACATCCCCGCGCCGGATGTGAACACCAACGCCCAGGTTATGGCCTGGATCATGGACACGATCTCCATGCACGCGGGCCACACCGTGCCCTCGGTGATCACCGGCAAGCCGATCGGCATCGGCGGCTCGCTAGGGCGCAGCGACGCCACCGGGCGCGGCGTCAGCCTGATGCTGCGCGAGCTGGCCGCCGAGCAGGGGCTGGAGCCGAGCCGCCTGCGGGTGGTGGTGCAGGGCTTTGGCAACGTGGGCGGCACGGCGGCGCGGCTCATCCAGTCGCTGGGCTGCAAGGTGGTGGCGGTGAGCGACGCCAGCGGTGGCTACTACTGCGCGGGTGGGCTGGATCTGGCGGCGATGCAGGCCCATGTGGCGGCCCACCCGCGCCGCCTGCTGGAGGGCTACGCCGCACCTGGGGTCGAGCGTGTCTCGAACGCCGAGCTGCTGGAGCTGCCCTGCGACGTGCTGGTGCCCGCCGCGCTAGAGAACCAGCTCACCGAGCAGAACGCCAGCCGCATCCGCGCCCGCGCCATCGTCGAGGGTGCCAACGGCCCCACCACCCCCGGTGCCGACGCCATCTTTGCCGAGCGCGGCATCACCGTGGTGCCCGACATCCTGGCCAACGCCGGCGGCGTGGTGGTCAGCTACTTCGAGTGGGTCCAGGGCCTCCAGTCGTTCTTCTGGGATGAGCAGGATGTGAACGCCAAGCTGGAGCGGATCATGGTGGGGGCCTACCAGCAGGTCAGCACGCTCGCCCGCGAGCGGCGCATCCCGCTGCGCATGGCCGCCTACCTGCTGGCGGTGCGCCGCGTGGCCGATGCCACGATCACGCGCGGCATCTACCCCTAG
- a CDS encoding glycoside hydrolase family 1 protein yields MTPLRFPPGFLWGTASSSHQHEGGNTNNQWWDWEQQPGSIWHGDRSGAACGWWEEIEPDLDRAVGLAQNALRISLEWSRIEPEEGRFDEGAIQRYRQILQAIRARGMTPMVTLHHFTNPRWIEQKGAWLHPETPYRFARFAEHALARLGDLCELWCTINEPTIYASMGYLHGHWPPGRYSVGQARRVLVAMLRGHGLAVQVIHAAGPQHRAGLVHNLHIVDPSTPNLGDLAIAKFLDVITNGAVLTAIQTGRIIPPFGHGRLVLPGLAESDFIGLNYYSRSWVAFDMRRPREFFSRSYTPDHAPQSDLNSQGRSYGEIYPDGLYRALKRLSGIGLPIYITETGLPDHDDDQRPQFILSHLAAVHRALREGADVRGVFIWSLIDNFEWSEGWELRFGLYGLDERTGERTLRPSGALYGIIARANALPAQPHQHEERKR; encoded by the coding sequence ATGACGCCGCTTCGCTTTCCCCCTGGCTTCCTGTGGGGCACCGCCAGCTCCTCGCACCAGCACGAGGGGGGGAACACAAACAACCAATGGTGGGACTGGGAGCAGCAGCCGGGCAGCATCTGGCACGGCGACCGCTCGGGCGCGGCCTGCGGCTGGTGGGAGGAGATCGAGCCAGATCTCGACCGCGCCGTGGGGCTGGCCCAGAACGCGCTGCGCATCTCGCTTGAGTGGAGCCGGATCGAGCCAGAGGAGGGCCGCTTCGACGAGGGGGCCATCCAGCGCTACCGCCAGATCCTCCAGGCCATCCGCGCGCGCGGCATGACGCCGATGGTGACGCTGCACCACTTCACCAACCCGCGCTGGATCGAGCAGAAGGGCGCGTGGCTGCACCCCGAGACGCCCTACCGCTTCGCGCGGTTTGCCGAGCACGCCCTGGCCCGCCTAGGCGACCTGTGCGAGCTATGGTGCACCATCAACGAGCCGACGATCTACGCATCCATGGGATACCTGCACGGCCACTGGCCGCCGGGCCGCTACAGCGTGGGCCAGGCGCGGCGGGTGCTGGTGGCCATGCTACGCGGCCACGGGCTGGCCGTGCAGGTCATCCACGCCGCCGGGCCGCAGCACCGCGCCGGTCTGGTGCATAACCTGCACATCGTGGACCCCTCTACCCCCAACCTGGGCGATCTGGCCATCGCCAAGTTCCTAGATGTGATCACCAACGGCGCGGTGCTGACCGCCATCCAGACCGGGCGGATCATCCCGCCATTTGGCCACGGCAGGCTGGTGCTGCCCGGCCTAGCCGAGAGCGACTTCATCGGCCTCAACTACTACTCGCGCTCGTGGGTGGCCTTCGACATGCGCCGCCCGCGCGAGTTCTTTAGCCGCAGCTACACCCCCGACCACGCCCCGCAGAGCGACCTGAACTCGCAGGGGCGCTCGTATGGCGAGATCTACCCGGATGGCCTGTACCGCGCGCTCAAGCGGCTGAGCGGCATCGGCCTGCCGATCTACATCACCGAGACTGGCCTGCCCGACCATGACGACGACCAGCGTCCGCAGTTCATCCTCAGCCACCTAGCCGCCGTGCACCGCGCGCTGCGCGAGGGGGCCGATGTGCGCGGCGTGTTCATCTGGTCGCTCATCGACAACTTCGAGTGGTCGGAGGGCTGGGAGCTGCGTTTTGGGCTGTACGGGCTGGATGAGCGCACCGGCGAGCGCACGCTGCGGCCATCGGGCGCGCTCTACGGGATCATCGCCAGGGCCAACGCCCTGCCCGCACAGCCGCACCAGCACGAGGAAAGGAAGCGATAG